The following nucleotide sequence is from Drosophila simulans strain w501 chromosome 3L, Prin_Dsim_3.1, whole genome shotgun sequence.
AACGTGGTTAACGTTGTGCTGGCCTTTACTGCTGAAATCGCGTTCCTGGTAAACACTTTTCGCGATAATGAGAATTTTCTCGAGAGCTGCATCGTATTGAGCTATGTGTCCTTTGTGGTCACAGGACTTTTAAAGATATGCGCTGTGATGAATCGGAAGCCAAAGTTAACCAGTTTGGTTCGGCAATTGAGGACCTGTTTTCCGTCGCCGAGTGCTAAGGATCAGGAGGAATATGCTGTGAAGTCGTATCTGGATCGCAGCCATATGTACACAAAGGGATTTGGTGGTCTCTACACGATTACGTATTTCGCCCACATCCTTATTCCCTTGTTGGTATACATCATTCAGAGTGTGGTGCTCCAGTTGCCGGAGGTCAAGGAGGTTTTGCCGTTTTACCAACTGGAACCTTGGAATTGGCACGGCTCCTGGAGGTTTTATCTATCCTTCTTTCACCAGACGCTCGCCGGATATACGGCTACATGTGGATCCATTGCGGGTGACCTAATGATCTTCGCTGTGGCCCTTCAGGTCATCATGCACTACGATAGACTGTCCAAGGCTCTGAGGGAGTTTAAGCTCCAAGTCCTTAACGAGCCCAATGGAGTTAATGAGGATCTGAGAAAGTTGCAGTCCCTAATCGCTAATCACATTGATATACTTCGGTTGCTTGGTGAAAATGCTTGCTTAATCCATAaattaaactatttaactttCAGACTGACCGATGTGATGAACGAGGTCTTTGGAGTTCCTTTGTTGCTAAACTTTTTGGCATCTTCGCTGCTCGTCTGCCTGGTGGGATTTCAATTAACTATCGCTTTCAATCCCGAGTATTTTTGCAAGCAGGTGCTACTCCTGACTTCCGCATTGGTAGAGATCTATCTCCTGTGCTACTTCAGCCAGATGTTAATGGATGCTGTCTGTTGAGAATATCCATTCTATAAATATCCGGTCTTTTTTctaatcaatattttctagAGCGAAAACGTGGGCTTTGCGGTGTACGATATGGACTGGACCGGTGCCGACAATCGATTcaagaaaatgttaatttatatatctatGCGAGCCCAGAAGCCAGTTTGCCTAAAAGCAACTATTGTCTTGGACTTATCCATTGCGACTATGACCATCGTAAGTTCGAAAGATTATAGGTACTATccaatatataatttatttctgaCGCTTTTCAGTTTCTTGGCATGTCGTATAAATTTTTCTGCGCTATAAGGACTATGTATCAATGAATTtacttagtatatatttattatgttaacaagtaatattaaaaaagtatCAATCAATAAGAAGGAATGTTTTTTTTCTACAATCTGTGAGTCCCCCTATTTTCACTCCGTCTCGGCTAcagggcgtatacgtaatgcagCCGCCATGTCGCCTTTAGTTCAACATGACGAAGTGACAGCAGAACGCTAGAAAACAACTACCACGCTATCTTTGCAATGCTTTAATGTTTTCGAAAATCTACATTGACTGAGTTATGGCCAAGGATATGCTTTTCCACGAACAGGACGAGCAGCCACGACTTAAGACCAGGCATTGACATATCAATGGACAGCCTTAGAGGTCACAAAGATGTGGACGGCTTGGGGATTACGATTGCAGAAACTTTTGAAGAAATATGTATCTTCCTTACggctttaaatttattgaacttGCTTGATGAATGGCGCTAACTCAGTTCAGAAGATGCCATCGTAACACTCTACTAGAGTATCACCATTTCTCATAGGCTTAGATGAAAGTTTTGTGATTCAGTTTTTGACAGTTTCTCGGAGGGATTGATTTCCTTAACACCATTGtctttcatatatatatatatatatagcggGGGTTAATGGCAATGAACTAGGGTGGGGTGCAGTGTCAAGAACACGAATTTATCTCATCAGCTTCCATAGGATGCCCACTTGCCTTAAGGCTGTTCGCTTTTTTTGGTTCGGATTCAGCTTCGGATTCCATTTCGTTCCTAATACCTCCTATAATACTGGTTGTATGTCACATGCATGCAATCCAATCTTTGCCAAAGACATTTGCTGACCTTTCGGATATGAAACAATAATGTTACGCTCTCAAGCAAATATCTGCCGATATTGTGTCCTTCGGACCAAATGCATATAAATGAGCAAAGGAGCCTCAAGGATGTCTGACACGAGCTCGTTTTACGTCGTCATAgagcactggaaaaaatccGGCATACATATAATACGTGCATATGCGATTCTGAATAGGCCTAGAAGCACTTTACCCATTTTAAATTGTACCATTACTATATACTTAGTTAGCAGGTGTATTTTGTAAAGTGGATCGTAAGTTGTGGTAATATAAGATACCTAGCAATTCAGATAATTGATGTATGTGGTTAACCAACAATTGCTGTCCTTTGTTTTGCCACTTAAGTAGGCATGTGTAAacgttattaatattaatgggGAAGACTTATAcaaaagttattattattaggataaatttattattaacataaaattatatcaaaatactaatttttaattacctgatgttattaataaaatttgaataagtACTCCATAAAATTTGCTATATCCCGATACTGATTTTCGTTTGTAAATTCTTTTGGTTCGGTGTAAGCCAATCAAGGTCCTGAAAATCTTGCGGTTTCTTCATTGCATTATACATTGCATTATAAGGCCTATAAGAACCCAAAATTTCCTTCATGTGTCCATCAGTGCTTAGTCGATTCGAATTGAATATAAGTGTAAAAATTCTTATCTGAAAAATGGATAACGTCGCGGAAGTTCCTGAAGAAAAGTATGTCGAAGTCGACGATTTTTTGAAGCTAGCTGTGAAATTCTATAATACTTTGGGCATTGATCCCTATGaaactggccaaaagcaaactaTTTggtttcaaatatattttgtgttgAACGTGATTAATATGgtgtttagtttttttgcCGAGGTAGCGGCTCTGATACACATGTTACGCGAAGATGAAAATTTTCTCGAGTGCTGCATCGTATTGAGCTATGTGTCCTTTGTGGTCATAGGTCTCTCCAAGATATTTGCTGTAAtgaaacaaaagccaaaaatgaccGCATTGGTCAACCAATTGAAGACCTGCTTTCCGTCGCCAAGTGCAAAGGATCAGGAGGAATATGCTCCGAAGTCCTGGCTGAAACGCTGCCATATGTACACAAAGGGATTTGGTGTTCTCTACACGATCTTGTATTTCGCCCACGCCCTAATTCCCTTATTCGTATACTTCGTTCAAAGAACGCTGCTCCAGTATCCGGATGCCGAGCAGATTATGCCGTTTTACCAACTCGAACCGTGGGAATTTCGCAACTCCTGGTTGTTTTATCCAACCTATTTTCACCAATCGCTTGCCGGATATACTGCTACATGTGGATCCATTGCCGGTGACCTCATGATCTTCGCTGTGGTCCTGCAGGTCATCATGCACTACGAACGACTGGCCAAGGTTCTCAGGGAATTTAAGATTGAAGCCCTTAACGAGCCCAATGGAGTTAATAAAGATCTGAAGAAGTTGCAGTCCCTAGTCGCCAGTCACATTGATATACTTCGGTTGgttgataataaaaaaaatatacccTCTCcataaattaaagtatttaCCTTTCAGGCTCACCGATGTGATGAATGAGGTGTTTGGTGTTCCCTTGTTGCTAAACTTTATTGTCTCTGCGCTGCTCGTCTGCCTGGTGGGATTTCAATTAACCCTCGATTTCAATCCCGAGTATTTTTGCAAGCAGGTGCTGCTCCTGACTTCTGTACTGTTTGAGGTCTATCTCCTCTGCTCCTTCAGCCAGATGTTAATAGATGCTGTCTGTTGAGAATATCTATtccataaatatgtataactAACCCCTTATGTTTTAGAGCGAAAACGTTGGCCATGCGGCATACGATATGGACTGGTTAGGATCCGACAAACGATTCAAGAAAATTTTAATCTATATATCTATGCGAGCCCAGAAGCCAGTTTGCCTAAAAGCCACAATTGTCTTGGACTTATCCCTCTCTACTATGAGCATCGTAAGTACCCGATATTATAGCTAGTATTGAATggcatatatttaaatatttcggaCGTATTTCAGTTTCTTGGCATGTCGTATAAGTTCTTTGGCGCTTTAAGGACTATGTATCAATAAATGCTGCTATGTATTACTAAGcatatacaaaatatgtaaACACGTTATATTAAAAAGTAGAATGCATTAATAAAGTATTAATCCAATTTTTAGCAAAAATATAATAGCTAAAAAATGGGAGAGAAATTCAATCaatattgcattaaaaatatttaaaaaagataTACAAACGATTGTTACCAGAATCTCTTCGCAGTGTACATGGTTGGCATCAAGGAGATACATGGAAAACAATCAAGTGCCTGGCGAAAAGAGCACAGCCGCCtgaggaaaagcggaaaagcgggcagACAAAAGATGGCCCAAGGTTTCCCACATAGTACGTACTTTCCCCTCCCGTTCACTCGTTCAGTCATTCATTCTCGCATTCATTCGGTTGCCTGGAAATGTCGCTTTGCATGTGTGAGTCCCTATATCTCCACTCCGCTTTGGGCCAtagggcgtatacgtaatgctgCCGCCATGGCGGCTTTTGTTCAACATGACAAAGACATGACAGCGACAGCAGCACGCTAGAAGTACAACAACCACGAAATGGCGTTCTTTGTAATGCTTTTAATGCTTTCAAAATTCTCCATggattgatttatggccaaggAGGATGGACCAGGAACAGGACTTAAGACCAGGCAGTGACAAATCAATGGGCAGCTTTAGAGGTCACAAAGATGAGCTCGGCTCGGGGATTACTGTAGCAGGAACTTATGAAGAAATATGTATCTTCTTTGCggctttaaatttattgaactcGCTAGATAAATGTCGCCAACTCAGTTCTGACTGTGCCATTTATTAGACCGCCTGACAACTAAGGCACTCCATTGTCACCAGAGAGCATTCATCAATTTCACTTACTTTCGCATTTTGATGGAAAACTGGCAACCAGTGGAAAATCAACTTTAGGCGGAAGGGAAAAACTCAATGGCCTTGGGTGAGTAAACATTGTCTActcttttgctttgttttgctttcatAGAAAGTTCTGAGCTGTAGCTGATTTGCATATAGAAAACTTGTTAATAATGCCAGCCCAGGTGGGAGGGATAATGGGAAAATACCCCATACCCCATCGGAACCACCCACTAAAAGCAACAACTTTTCCAACCAGCTTAGATGAAAGTTTTGTGATTGAGTTTTTGACAGTTTCTGGGAGGGATTCCCCGGCACGCCTTTCTCAAAAAAAGGTGTTTTCTCTAAgcttgttttgattttccgtttattgtttttgctcAGCTGCCTCGGAAAAGTTTTCAGCTGCTAATTGCTTCAGCTCATAATTagaacaaatgcaaatgaatgttGCGTAAATTTTCCCCACTGACCGCAGGAGCATCCTTCcgtcaaaatattttgtaaatttatgcaaatgacagTGTGCGTTAGAATTCACGACTAATTAGCCCTCGAAAGTTAAATGGAAACACAAAGTATTCCGCATTAATTTATGTTGGAATTCAAATTTTTGTGACGCCTgaccgtttttttttcttttgatgcTGACGCgatatttgcataaacaaatgcaaacgaaTGCCAAATCAACGGCCACCAAGGAGGgcgactgccacgcccacctgctGTTCAGGAAAAGTTTAGCCATTCAACTTTGGCCATGCAGAAGGCATTCAACATTTATTCAGATGTTGCTCTTGAATGCAACAATGTAGGGAAACTTTTAGGACAGCATTTCGCATGCGAATAGCAAAAATGTTGAGAGCAATACAGAATGCCAAAAGGAAATTTGAGAAGCAAACTAaccaaaaaatgttgcaataTTTTAGTGCACTTTTTTTCAGTAATTTAATTGCTTGCGATAAACACTTGCATTTCACTTAAATGAatccatttaaattattttaaatatttcccgGGTACTTTCAATTAATGTGGCATGTGGTCTGTTCCACATCTTTAATGCGCTGCACTGGAGATTTCCGGATGAAAACAGTATGAATTTAACGCTTGGGCCACTTTGTGGCTTGAATAATTACAattaacaattgtttttttccGCCGTacataattaattgaaatgtaatgTTTTGGTTAAGTGGAATAAAGGGTATAGTCGGAGTTTCGTGggataaataaacaattttattaaattaaggCTATAATTTgatgtttgcattttaattcTGGTTTTATAGAGTTACTCCATATTGAAGATTCCAAATATATTCCAGCACAAAATATAAATGGTTCGTAGTTTGGTTTAAAAATCCCCATTTAAATCCCACAAATGAGTCCGTATATGAGCTGTCTGAATGGAATTTTCCTCTTTCAGATTTTCGACAGTGCCCACTTTGAAATGCAATGTTCAAAATGCTGGTGTCCCTCGATTTTCACCGAAAATCAAAGGAAGGAACGCAGCGCGTTGCGAGTGGCAACAAAATGTGCGTGTGTTTCGAAATTCGACTGTTGTCGCTGTTGACGTTGTTGCAATTAGCCTCGCAATGCGGTTCAATTAGGGGAGTGACCGCCCCCGGGggctgtgggcgtggtccGATGCCCGCTAGCCgctaatttgcatattgcatTACGCGAAAATTTCCAACTAGTCAAGGGCCTGGATATGGGTTGCGTTGGCATGGAATCAGTTTACGTGGCACATTGTTGTCCGGcttgattaaaaattttacGCCGCTTATAGTGCATCAATAATTCGATTGTCTGCCAGCCAGCTTGATGGTGGTGCAACATTATTTTGTGAATTTTCCCAACGATGCTCGTCTTAAAGCCCTTGCACTATTGATTTTACCATAAACATCACGTTTGGCATCCATAATGCGCACGTTACTTCGCCAATAAACGGAAAATCCAGCTTGTCTGCCCCATTTCGCCGGGTTGTATTCCCTTAAAGATAAGCCCGGCGTAAACGTCAATTATGGGGGCGTACTACCCGTAACCCAAGCCCGGATGATTGAATGACGGAGGAGGCCCGAtgtcgaaaacaaaaaccaagcCAACGCTTAAACCTCGTCAACGCCAACGGCAGCCATGGGAGTGACATTTTTTGAAAGTAATCCCGACgaaatgtttgatttatgtCAACGTGGGGAAAGTGCTGCAGACCATTAGTTAGTTGGGAAAATATGCGGGCCATGGGTGTGGGGTTTCAGCGGGTCAAGGGGGGTATTTAACTATCCTATTTCTTGCTATCACAAACCAATGTTTAAACATGCTCTGGAAATCTAACAGATATAAGCTATTAAATTGCAGATTATCCCaagtaaatcaaataaactgataatatatttctttagcaatattttatttaatttcaaattatataaataaacataaacgaTTATTCATAGGCGCataaaatgaataatgaaCCAATTAGAGTTCACACAAATGAAAGTTCAATCAGGTGGCTAATTTAAGGTCATGTACCTATAATTAATCAAACGTTTGCATGCCATAAATTGTAATCTTTAATGGGGTGTTTACTTCCTAATTAAGGTTTGCTAATAAAGCAATTAACCAAAAGTTCACCCAGAAATATGACGGAGGACATGAACAAAAAACTGGCCCACAGGATCCAAATCCAAAGTAGGTCGCCAACTTTGAATTCTCGGAAAGCAACATATGGAAATGGATCCTTTTGTGAGATCATGCCCATGGTGATCATCTCGCGCAGGGTTTGTTGCTTCCAATATTCCACGATACCGGCACTCTGAACTCGATGGATCAGATCGTTGATATGATCCTCGTATATGGAGTTCGACTGCATGACCAGCGATAGAAGGACACTAGTCTGGATGACCCGTAACTCCGGCTGAACCGTGAAAATCGGTTGCTTGAAGAGCTCCTGTCTCTTGGCCACAATCAGCCATTCGGATGTCAAAGCGGAGAAGGCATTCGATCTGTTCAAACCGCTCCTCAGTGCATTATATTCCACGGTTTCTCTAAAATGCAACTGATCCTTGATGTAGCGAATGGGTCGGTCCCATGCATTTTTTAGGTAAAAACGTTCGGCTTCTTCAAAAAACACGGTAACTGGGGAATCCCGAAGCTGCTTAAAGTTGGAGATTTGTTGCGATGTAG
It contains:
- the LOC6737449 gene encoding odorant receptor 67a isoform X2 yields the protein MDNVAEVPEEKTLLQYPDAEQIMPFYQLEPWEFRNSWLFYPTYFHQSLAGYTATCGSIAGDLMIFAVVLQVIMHYERLAKVLREFKIEALNEPNGVNKDLKKLQSLVASHIDILRLTDVMNEVFGVPLLLNFIVSALLVCLVGFQLTLDFNPEYFCKQVLLLTSVLFEVYLLCSFSQMLIDASENVGHAAYDMDWLGSDKRFKKILIYISMRAQKPVCLKATIVLDLSLSTMSIFLGMSYKFFGALRTMYQ
- the LOC6737449 gene encoding odorant receptor 67a isoform X1 — encoded protein: MDNVAEVPEEKYVEVDDFLKLAVKFYNTLGIDPYETGQKQTIWFQIYFVLNVINMVFSFFAEVAALIHMLREDENFLECCIVLSYVSFVVIGLSKIFAVMKQKPKMTALVNQLKTCFPSPSAKDQEEYAPKSWLKRCHMYTKGFGVLYTILYFAHALIPLFVYFVQRTLLQYPDAEQIMPFYQLEPWEFRNSWLFYPTYFHQSLAGYTATCGSIAGDLMIFAVVLQVIMHYERLAKVLREFKIEALNEPNGVNKDLKKLQSLVASHIDILRLTDVMNEVFGVPLLLNFIVSALLVCLVGFQLTLDFNPEYFCKQVLLLTSVLFEVYLLCSFSQMLIDASENVGHAAYDMDWLGSDKRFKKILIYISMRAQKPVCLKATIVLDLSLSTMSIFLGMSYKFFGALRTMYQ
- the LOC6737448 gene encoding odorant receptor 67a isoform X3 gives rise to the protein MNRKPKLTSLVRQLRTCFPSPSAKDQEEYAVKSYLDRSHMYTKGFGGLYTITYFAHILIPLLVYIIQSVVLQLPEVKEVLPFYQLEPWNWHGSWRFYLSFFHQTLAGYTATCGSIAGDLMIFAVALQVIMHYDRLSKALREFKLQVLNEPNGVNEDLRKLQSLIANHIDILRLLGENACLIHKLNYLTFRLTDVMNEVFGVPLLLNFLASSLLVCLVGFQLTIAFNPEYFCKQVLLLTSALVEIYLLCYFSQMLMDASENVGFAVYDMDWTGADNRFKKMLIYISMRAQKPVCLKATIVLDLSIATMTIFLGMSYKFFCAIRTMYQ
- the LOC6737448 gene encoding odorant receptor 67a isoform X1, encoding MANVAEESKEKHYDVDDFLRLPVIFYNVMGISPYETDRKPTVWFQIYFVLNVVNVVLAFTAEIAFLVNTFRDNENFLESCIVLSYVSFVVTGLLKICAVMNRKPKLTSLVRQLRTCFPSPSAKDQEEYAVKSYLDRSHMYTKGFGGLYTITYFAHILIPLLVYIIQSVVLQLPEVKEVLPFYQLEPWNWHGSWRFYLSFFHQTLAGYTATCGSIAGDLMIFAVALQVIMHYDRLSKALREFKLQVLNEPNGVNEDLRKLQSLIANHIDILRLLGENACLIHKLNYLTFRLTDVMNEVFGVPLLLNFLASSLLVCLVGFQLTIAFNPEYFCKQVLLLTSALVEIYLLCYFSQMLMDASENVGFAVYDMDWTGADNRFKKMLIYISMRAQKPVCLKATIVLDLSIATMTIFLGMSYKFFCAIRTMYQ
- the LOC6737448 gene encoding odorant receptor 67a isoform X2 is translated as MANVAEESKEKHYDVDDFLRLPVIFYNVMGISPYETDRKPTVWFQIYFVLNVVNVVLAFTAEIAFLVNTFRDNENFLESCIVLSYVSFVVTGLLKICAVMNRKPKLTSLVRQLRTCFPSPSAKDQEEYAVKSYLDRSHMYTKGFGGLYTITYFAHILIPLLVYIIQSVVLQLPEVKEVLPFYQLEPWNWHGSWRFYLSFFHQTLAGYTATCGSIAGDLMIFAVALQVIMHYDRLSKALREFKLQVLNEPNGVNEDLRKLQSLIANHIDILRLTDVMNEVFGVPLLLNFLASSLLVCLVGFQLTIAFNPEYFCKQVLLLTSALVEIYLLCYFSQMLMDASENVGFAVYDMDWTGADNRFKKMLIYISMRAQKPVCLKATIVLDLSIATMTIFLGMSYKFFCAIRTMYQ